In the Ictalurus punctatus breed USDA103 chromosome 7, Coco_2.0, whole genome shotgun sequence genome, one interval contains:
- the LOC108268039 gene encoding UMP-CMP kinase isoform X1, whose product MNPQVVFALGGPGAGKGTQCSKIAEHYSYTHLSAGDLLRKERSRTDSEFSQIIDSCFKRGEFAPVEITITLLRKAMEETMKTGENKFHFLIDGFPPNEDNLQGWMKVMDGKADVKFVLFLDCSNEVCINRCLERGRTSGRDDDNKESLEKRIQTYLRFMRPIIERYEKQGKVRTVDASRSLNEIQKLSDLLSFLICCAGLCRCEVSLRQRRMILLTLP is encoded by the exons ATGAATCCGCAGGTTGTGTTCGCCCTGGGTGGACCCGGAGCCGGAAAAGGAACCCAATGCTCCAAAATTGCTGAG CACTACAgctacacacacctgtctgcTGGTGATCTGTTGAGAAAAGAGCGCAGCCGAACAGACTCTGAGTTCAGCCAGATCATCGACAGCTGCTTTAAACGGGGAGAGTTCGCCCCTGTGGAGATCACCATCACCTTACTGAGAAAG GCAATGGAGGAGACCATGAAGACCGGTGAGAACAAGTTTCACTTCCTTATCGACGGCTTCCCTCCAAACGAGGATAACCTGCAAGGCTGGATGAAGGTCATGGATGGCAAAGCAGATGTCaaatttgtcctttttttggACTGTAGTAACGAA GTTTGCATCAACAGGTGCCTAGAAAGAGGGAGGACTAGTGGAAGGGATGATGACAACAAAGAGAGCTTGGAGAAAAg GATCCAGACGTACCTGCGGTTCATGCGGCCGATCATAGAGCGTTACGAGAAGCAGGGAAAAGTGCGCACTGTCGATGCCTCACGCTCCCTCAATGAG ATCCAGAAGCTTTCTGATTTGCTGTCTTTCTTGATCTGCTGTGCAGGTCTTTGCCGATGTGAAGTCAGTCTTCGACAGAGAAGGATGATCCTGCTGACTTTGCCCTGA
- the LOC108268039 gene encoding UMP-CMP kinase isoform X3: MNPQVVFALGGPGAGKGTQCSKIAEAMEETMKTGENKFHFLIDGFPPNEDNLQGWMKVMDGKADVKFVLFLDCSNEVCINRCLERGRTSGRDDDNKESLEKRIQTYLRFMRPIIERYEKQGKVRTVDASRSLNEIQKLSDLLSFLICCAGLCRCEVSLRQRRMILLTLP; this comes from the exons ATGAATCCGCAGGTTGTGTTCGCCCTGGGTGGACCCGGAGCCGGAAAAGGAACCCAATGCTCCAAAATTGCTGAG GCAATGGAGGAGACCATGAAGACCGGTGAGAACAAGTTTCACTTCCTTATCGACGGCTTCCCTCCAAACGAGGATAACCTGCAAGGCTGGATGAAGGTCATGGATGGCAAAGCAGATGTCaaatttgtcctttttttggACTGTAGTAACGAA GTTTGCATCAACAGGTGCCTAGAAAGAGGGAGGACTAGTGGAAGGGATGATGACAACAAAGAGAGCTTGGAGAAAAg GATCCAGACGTACCTGCGGTTCATGCGGCCGATCATAGAGCGTTACGAGAAGCAGGGAAAAGTGCGCACTGTCGATGCCTCACGCTCCCTCAATGAG ATCCAGAAGCTTTCTGATTTGCTGTCTTTCTTGATCTGCTGTGCAGGTCTTTGCCGATGTGAAGTCAGTCTTCGACAGAGAAGGATGATCCTGCTGACTTTGCCCTGA
- the dynlt5 gene encoding dynein light chain Tctex-type 5 → MSDAMKEKAVRLLKKRESMSSLGSQDVRARREDLTVKTKDSISSVSYMDEAGHHDENPRHAVQMENTYQLGPTKQFPVHAVREILKDVLSSYLQEEKYEPELCRQMTKTISEVVKARVKDLMIPRYKIIVMISIGQLAEQNLRMTSRCLWDAATDTFSSYAFKNSSLFAVANVYAVYFE, encoded by the exons ATGTCAGATGCGATGAAAGAGAAGGCCGTCCGGCTGCTGAAGAAGCGAGAGAGCATGTCGTCTCTGGGCAGTCAGGACGTGAGAGCCAGGAGGGAAGATCTCACTGTCAAGACCAAGGA CTCTATCAGTAGCGTGTCCTATATGGACGAAGCCGGTCACCATGACGAAAACCCTCGACATGCAGTGCAAATGGAGAACACATACCAGCTTG GTCCCACAAAGCAGTTCCCCGTGCACGCTGTGAGGGAGATCCTGAAGGACGTTCTGAGCAGCTACCTGCAGGAGGAGAAGTATGAACCCGAGCTGTGCAGACAGATGACCAAAACCATATCAGAG GTGGTGAAGGCGCGAGTGAAGGACCTGATGATCCCTCGCTATAAGATCATCGTGATGATCAGCATCGGCCAGCTGGCAGAGCAGAACCTGCGCATGACGAGCCGCTGCCTCTGGGACGCCGCCACCGACACGTTTTCATCGTACGCTTTCAAGAACAGCTCGCTCTTTGCCGTCGCCAATGTCTATGCCGTATACTTTGAATGA
- the LOC108268039 gene encoding UMP-CMP kinase isoform X2 has product MNPQVVFALGGPGAGKGTQCSKIAEHYSYTHLSAGDLLRKERSRTDSEFSQIIDSCFKRGEFAPVEITITLLRKAMEETMKTGENKFHFLIDGFPPNEDNLQGWMKVMDGKADVKFVLFLDCSNEVCINRCLERGRTSGRDDDNKESLEKRIQTYLRFMRPIIERYEKQGKVRTVDASRSLNEVFADVKSVFDREG; this is encoded by the exons ATGAATCCGCAGGTTGTGTTCGCCCTGGGTGGACCCGGAGCCGGAAAAGGAACCCAATGCTCCAAAATTGCTGAG CACTACAgctacacacacctgtctgcTGGTGATCTGTTGAGAAAAGAGCGCAGCCGAACAGACTCTGAGTTCAGCCAGATCATCGACAGCTGCTTTAAACGGGGAGAGTTCGCCCCTGTGGAGATCACCATCACCTTACTGAGAAAG GCAATGGAGGAGACCATGAAGACCGGTGAGAACAAGTTTCACTTCCTTATCGACGGCTTCCCTCCAAACGAGGATAACCTGCAAGGCTGGATGAAGGTCATGGATGGCAAAGCAGATGTCaaatttgtcctttttttggACTGTAGTAACGAA GTTTGCATCAACAGGTGCCTAGAAAGAGGGAGGACTAGTGGAAGGGATGATGACAACAAAGAGAGCTTGGAGAAAAg GATCCAGACGTACCTGCGGTTCATGCGGCCGATCATAGAGCGTTACGAGAAGCAGGGAAAAGTGCGCACTGTCGATGCCTCACGCTCCCTCAATGAG GTCTTTGCCGATGTGAAGTCAGTCTTCGACAGAGAAGGATGA
- the sgip1b gene encoding SH3-containing GRB2-like protein 3-interacting protein 1 — MMEGLKKRTRKAFGLRKKEKDTDSTGSPEKGRSKKANGAPNGFYGEIDWDRYNSPDVDDEGYSIRPGEQGGTKAKMFFSSSESEGEDEPGKKFKIKIKPLAPDNGTVSTVDELKASVGTLAISTSPLCPLKRTISSEEIARPRRSTPTPTLTLTPGPDTPSKRLSDNASAFFGPPFEANFEAPNSEVFIAEPELWCPSMPHNTSPLNRRFPTGAPPPLPPKNIPATPPSYRSSSLESSGYYSVVPSVRGEGSSSIYRDVLLSDPTGGPALPDMDNVFAPSDNPKSESEMLQSNWVSFTDGTTSRPPPPNEPAPSPPLSSSSEDTPPTSPPALSPPPLHPIPPPESPPPPPPDSSPDSLSPDELPQPQHSTSHLQESGFSMTTPLNLPSPGMPPLPAVPPPLGPRDDTRRTPDSFGLREEILSLSTSPKDIGMGGLRGTPPPLPPLTYRSVVVSPGPCSRPSSPARPGTPLSAGSPIPPLPPRPSSRPKLPPGKPNMADLAWPFSAPVHSWSPPPFAPLARAESSSSISSITSLSAASTPTLGREFNLSVSACSRGPSPLTMGPQDTLPVAAAFTETISAYFKGADPSKCVVKITGEMVLSFPAGITRHFSNQPSPPVLTFTVNHYGRLEQVLPNPQLLCCDPMPAVSDCKEFRVNMPNLMVHLKKVADQRPQATYYNVDMLKYQVSARGIQSTPLNLALSWRGDANSTDLRVDYKYNAEAIHNPTPLTNIHFLVPVDGGVTKLQAMLPPATWNPETQKILWKISELSQKSENGGVGALLCRFQLAEGPSKPSQLAVQFTSEGSTLSGCDFQLLGSGYRLSLVKKRFSTGKYLADN, encoded by the exons ATGATGGAAG gACTGAAGAAGCGAACCCGAAAGGCGTTCGGGTTACGCAAGAAAGAGAAGGACACTGACTCCAC gGGATCACCAGAGAAAGGCAGATCA AAAAAAGCCAACGGTGCTCCTAACGGGTTCTACGGCGAGATAGACTGGGATCGATAT AATTCCCCTGATGTGGATGATGAGGGATACAGCATCAGACCCGGAGAACAAGGAGGAA CCAAAGCCAAAATGTTCTTCTCATCCAGTGAGTCAGAGGGTGAGGATGAGCCAGGGAAGAAGTTTAAGATCAAGATCAAGCCCCTGGCACCAGATAACGGCACAGTGTCCACAGTGGATGAGCTGAAGGCCTCCGTGGGCACACTGGCCATCTCGACCTCGCCTTTG TGTCCATTGAAACGAACTATCTCAA GTGAGGAGATCGCCAGGCCGAGACGTTCCACTCCAACACCGACTCTAACTTTAACGCCTGGTCCGGACACACCAAG TAAAAGGTTATCAGACAATGCTTCAGCTTTTTTTGGCCCTCCATTTGAGGCAAACTTTGAAGCACCAAACTCAGAAG TGTTCATAGCGGAGCCGGAGCTCTGGTGTCCATCGATGCCACACAACACCTCCCCATTGAACAGACGCTTCCCCACAGGAG CtccacctcctcttcctccaaaGAACATTCCTGCCACTCCACCCAGCTACAGATCCAGCTCTCTGGAATCATCAG GTTATTACAGTGTTGTTCCGAGTGTAAGAGGAGAAGGATCATCTTCTATCTATCGGGACGTTCTACTATCAGACCCTACAGGGGGACCTGCTCTTCCTGACATGGacaatgtatttgccccatcggATAACCCCAAATCTGAATCAGAGATGTTGCAGTCCAACTGGGTCAGTTTCACCGATGGGACAACCTCCAGGCCTCCACCACCTAATGAGCCTGCCCCTTCCCCACCTCTCTCATCTTCTTCTGAGGACACGCCCCCTACTTCCCCTCCTGCCTTATCCCCTCCTCCTCTCCACCCTATCCCTCCACCTGAATCTCCTCCTCCCCCACCCCCAGATTCCTCCCCAGACTCCCTATCTCCTGATGAACTGCCTCAGCCTCAACATTCCACATCCCACCTTCAAGAATCCGGCTTTTCCATGACTACTCCTCTCAATCTACCCAGCCCTGGCATGCCCCCTCTGCCCGCTGTGCCACCTCCTCTGGGGCCGCGAGATGACACCAGAAGAACGCCAGACTCTTTTGGGCTAAGAGAGGAAATCCTCTCACTTTCCACCTCACCCAAGGACATTGGGATGGGGGGTTTGCGTGGCACACCACCTCCACTGCCCCCTCTCACCTACAGGAGTGTGGTTGTCTCACCAGGGCCTTGTAGCC ggCCTTCATCACCTGCTCGTCCTGGCACTCCTTTATCAGCAGGTAGCCCAATACCACCACTCCCACCCCGGCCATCCTCGCGGCCCAAACTTCCCCCTGGCAAACCAAACATGGCAGACTTG GCTTGGCCCTTTAGCGCTCCAGTCCACTCATGGAGTCCTCCTCCATTCGCTCCCCTGGCCCGAGCAGAAAGCAGCTCCTCCATTTCTTCCATCACTTCTCTCAGTGCAGCGTCCACGCCAACGCTCGGCAGAGAGTTCAACCTTTCTGTTTCAG CCTGTTCCCGAGGACCAAGTCCACTTACCATGGGTCCCCAGGACACTCTACCGGTGGCAGCAGCCTTCACAGAGACCATCAGCGCCTACTTCAAAGGAGCCGACCCCAGCAA GTGTGTGGTGAAGATAACTGGAGAGATGGTTCTGTCCTTCCCAGCAGGCATCACAAGACATTTCTCAAACCAGCCAAGTCCTCCAGTACTGACCTTCACCGTCAACCATTATGGCCGTCTGGAGCAGGTCCTCCCCAACCCTCAGCTCCTCTGCTG TGACCCGATGCCTGCCGTCTCTGACTGTAAAGAGTTTCGGGTGAACATGCCCAACCTGATGGTACATCTCAAGAAGGTGGCAGACCAGCGGCCTCAGGCTACCTACTACAACGTGGACATGCTGAAGTACCAG GTGTCAGCGCGGGGCATCCAGTCAACTCCGTTGAACCTGGCGCTAAGCTGGCGCGGCGATGCTAACAGCACAGACCTCAGGGTAGACTACAAATACAATGCAGAGGCCATACACAACCCCACACCCCTCACCAACATCCACTTCCTGGTGCCGGTGGACGGCGGTGTTACCAAACTGCAGGCCATGCTACCTCCAGCCACATG GAACCCAGAAACACAGAAGATACTGTGGAAGATCTCTGAACTCTCACAGAAATCAGAAAATGGAG GAGTGGGGGCGCTGTTGTGTCGCTTCCAGCTGGCCGAAGGTCCGAGCAAACCATCCCAACTGGCCGTGCAGTTCACTAGTGAGGGGAGCACGCTGTCTGGCTGTGACTTCCAGCTGCTGGGAAGCGGATACAGACTGTCCCTGGTTAAGAAGCGCTTCTCGACAG GTAAATATTTGGCAGATAACTGA
- the insl5b gene encoding insulin-like 5b yields MKVLLLVYVLASLLVCTALTEASQISMRLCGREFLRAVVYTCGGSRWRRSLNEIFTQDSEPEDTLRFRKSEESALLDLCCSVGCRKSDLTLMC; encoded by the exons ATGAAGGTCCTGCTATTGGTATATGTCCTGGCGTCCCTGCTGGTCTGTACGGCGCTGACAGAAGCATCCCAAATTTCCATGAGGCTGTGCGGCCGCGAGTTCCTGCGTGCTGTCGTCTACACGTGTGGTGGCTCCAGATGGAGGAGGAGCCTGAACGAGATCTTCACACAGG ACTCAGAGCCGGAGGACACGCTGAGGTTCAGGAAGAGCGAGGAATCGGCATTGCTGGATCTCTGCTGTAGCGTGGGCTGCAGGAAAAGCGACCTGACGCTCATGTGCTGA
- the bcl6ab gene encoding BCL6A transcription repressor b encodes MSSTVDGCVQFIRHAGDVLFNFNRLRSRNILTDVTVRVGGREFHAHKTVLMACSGFFYTVFINAHKTDPVVVSLDAKADPDGFAILLEFMYTSCLTLKERFIVATLNTAIYLQMEHMVETCQRFMESRGLSVKQPREEPLAGSAHLPQDMTVDFHDVSPPTTHYAVSTPRLPPLPFPMGSVSNAKLLSWEIPKDCQAVTRGPCSNPGGSRGKRSSMDPDVRSAKVEEAEVENSSHVVTPRSPLKSDCQPNSPAESSGCSREATTPPKVRNWKKYKFIVLNSAEGDENPLRNSNRTLEKCSETARKQTPVSMSTHAMRHESKAETKTESTDLTCGEWDKMENDSENHQCLHDGKLYDCDVLRTSFTSNHNLTNHKSVSPGEKPYRCGVCSAQFNRPANLKTHLRIHSGEKPYKCETCGSAFVQVAHLRAHVLIHTGEKPYCCSVCNTRFRHLQTLKSHLRIHTGEKPYHCETCDLRFRHKSQLRLHLRQKHGAVTNIKTSNR; translated from the exons ATGAGCAGCACAGTGGACGGCTGCGTCCAGTTCATACGGCACGCAGGAGACGTGCTGTTCAACTTCAACCGCCTGCGCAGCCGGAACATCCTCACCGACGTCACAGTGAGGGTCGGGGGCCGAGAGTTTCACGCACACAAGACCGTCCTCATGGCCTGCAG TGGCTTCTTCTACACCGTCTTCATCAACGCACACAAAACCGACCCCGTGGTGGTTAGCTTGGACGCTAAGGCTGACCCCGACGGCTTCGCCATCCTGCTGGAGTTCATGTACACTTCCTGCCTGACCCTAAAAGAGCGCTTCATCGTGGCCACGCTCAACACGGCCATTTACCTGCAGATGGAGCACATGGTGGAGACCTGCCAGCGTTTCATGGAGTCCAG GGGTTTGAGCGTGAAGCAGCCGCGAGAGGAACCACTAGCTGGCTCCGCCCACTTACCTCAGGACATGACTGTTGACTTCCATGACGTCTCTCCTCCTACAACGCACTACGCAGTCAGCACTCCCCGCCTTCCTCCTCTACCTTTTCCGATGGGCTCCGTCTCAAACGCCAAGCTGCTTTCCTGGGAAATTCCGAAAGACTGCCAAGCCGTAACTCGCGGGCCGTGTTCCAACCCGGGAGGAAGTCGAGGCAAGCGTTCGAGTATGGACCCTGATGTCCGGAGTGCGAAGGTGGAGGAAGCTGAGGTAGAGAACTCTTCTCACGTGGTCACTCCTCGCAGCCCACTGAAGTCGGACTGCCAGCCGAATTCGCCGGCAGAGTCGAGCGGCTGCAGTCGAGAAGCCACGACTCCTCCAAAAGTGCGCAACTGGAAGAAGTACAAGTTCATCGTGCTCAACTCTGCTGAAGGAGATGAGAATCCGCTCCGGAATTCGAACCG AACCCTGGAGAAATGCAGCGAGACAGCGAGGAAGCAGACGCCTGTCTCCATGTCCACCCACGCCATGAGACATGAGAGCAAGGCCGAGACAAAGACCG AGAGCACTGATCTGACCTGCGGTGAGTGGGACAAAATGGAGAACGACTCGGAGAACCATCAGTGTCTCCATGATGGCAAACTGTATGACTGTGATGTCCTCAGAACCTCCTTCACCtccaaccacaacctcactaaCCACAAATCTGTCTCTCCAG GTGAGAAGCCATACCGCTGCGGTGTGTGTAGCGCTCAGTTCAACCGACCGGCCAACCTGAAGACTCACCTGCGCATCCACTCGGGCGAGAAACCGTACAAGTGCGAGACGTGTGGCTCCGCCTTCGTCCAG GTGGCTCACCTGCGTGCTCACGTGCTGATCCACACCGGCGAGAAACCGTACTGCTGCTCCGTGTGTAACACACGCTTCCGCCATCTACAGACGCTCAAGAGTCACCTGCGCATCCACACCGGAGAAAAACCCTACCAT TGTGAGACGTGCGATCTACGTTTTAGGCACAAGAGTCAGCTCCGTCTGCACTTGAGACAGAAACACGGCGCTGTGACCAACATCAAGACCTCTAACCGCTGA